CCTTCACTTCCGAAGCGAAGGAGCAGAGGCAATGGGCCCCGGTGTGATGCTACAAGGCTTGTTCCATATGTTGCTCGTTTGGCTTTTCGTGGGCTGGGTCTTATCGCAATTGCCACAATTAGACACTTATGCAAAACGATTCCGGACGGTTTTGCTTTTTGGTATTGCTTCAGCAGTATGGAGTACACTGGGAATGCCGATCTGGTACTTCCAACCGTGGGCCTACTGGATGATGACTTGTGTGTATGATATAGGCGCTTGGACAATTGTTGCTGCGATACTGGCGCGGTTTATTAAACCTGTATAAGGCTGGCACAACCTGATGAAGCCGATCGGCCTGTCTTTCAGACGGGCTTTTTTATTACAACACGCAAGCCAACCTACGAAACCACCCGAATGGGGACCCAAATATCTTCTTCTGCCACAGGATCATATGGATTATACCCCTCGCGGAGGATTTCAAAATGGGGACGGTCATCGGTGGTATAACCAGAGTACGGCATCCAATCTACAAAAATATGATGCGCCGTTTGCAGGAAGGTATGCGCAGGGCCTTGATGCCGAAAAACCGCATATAGCCCACCCGGAACGTTTAAAAATGCCAGACCAGAAGGGAGTACGCCCTCTTGGGAGACGGCGACCGCAGCCCACTTCTCGAACTCGGCCTGTGGGTCAGGGCAAACAACAGACCAATTGGGCGCATAGTGCTGAAGGGCGTACAACCCGTCATCGGTGCGGTATGGAATTTGGTTGCGAAGTGGCATAAATGAGCGCCAGAGCTCCGGCGTCCGATCTTGGTTCAGGCACATCATAAGAGAGCTACCTGCAAGTAAAAAACCAGTTCTCTCTATGATTTTGGGAGACTCCATTTTACTTTTTGCTTTTTGGGGTCTTCTTGGCCAACTGCTCCTCCTTCCGCCATTGCACCATCCGTTCAATCAATTCCCAGGGCATCGGGCGATCTAGCGGGAACTGTACCGAACCTTTGCCCTTTTTGTACCCGGCCAAGTCTGCTTTAAACGCCTCAAGGCCCGACGGCGCAGGATAAAACCCGATG
Above is a genomic segment from Bacteroidetes Order II. bacterium containing:
- a CDS encoding DUF1801 domain-containing protein, whose translation is MNKPANIDDYIAQFPEATQSILQDMRMFIRTLLPDATEAISYGIPTWVLNGNLVHIAAYERHIGFYPAPSGLEAFKADLAGYKKGKGSVQFPLDRPMPWELIERMVQWRKEEQLAKKTPKSKK
- a CDS encoding GyrI-like domain-containing protein, with translation MESPKIIERTGFLLAGSSLMMCLNQDRTPELWRSFMPLRNQIPYRTDDGLYALQHYAPNWSVVCPDPQAEFEKWAAVAVSQEGVLPSGLAFLNVPGGLYAVFRHQGPAHTFLQTAHHIFVDWMPYSGYTTDDRPHFEILREGYNPYDPVAEEDIWVPIRVVS